A single genomic interval of Xyrauchen texanus isolate HMW12.3.18 chromosome 40, RBS_HiC_50CHRs, whole genome shotgun sequence harbors:
- the LOC127633188 gene encoding 5-hydroxytryptamine receptor 7-like, with protein sequence MREISFQNQGQLSTENMMDRDQTLRTSSTSDVTTTLTTASFLDNETRCGEQILSYGHVEKVLIGGVLLLLTFLTICGNLLVVISVCFVKKLKQPSNFLIVSLAVADLSVAVVVMPFVSITDLIGGQWIFGRVFCNVFIAMDVMCCTASIMTLCVISIDRYLGITKPLTYPVRQSGKCMAKIVLSIWLLSASITLPPLFGWAQNVNDDKVCLISQDLGYTIYSTAVAFYIPMSVMLIMYYRIYRVAKVSVAKHTIAGFPKAEDEDSLNCVTAVLKLQREMEECVRFSRLLKNDRKNISIFKREQKAAATLGIVVGAFGVCWLPFFLLSTARPFICGVQCSCVPLWVERTLLWLGYANSLINPFIYAFFNRDLRTTYHNLIRCRYRNINRKLSAASMQETLKLAERPDLVL encoded by the exons ATGAGAGAAATCTCGTTTCAGAACCAAGGACAGCTCTCAACAGAAAACATGATGGATCGCGATCAAACACTCAGGACTAGTTCGACATCTGATGTGACCACAACTTTGACGACGGCAAGTTTTCTGGATAATGAGACCAGATGCGGAGAGCAGATTTTGAGTTACGGACATGTTGAGAAAGTGCTCATCGGAGGGGTTCTTCTCTTGCTCACCTTTCTAACAATTTGCGGGAATTTGCTAGTAGTCATATCGGTGTGTTTTGTCAAGAAACTTAAGCAACCTTCTAATTTTTTAATCGTTTCTCTGGCCGTTGCAGACCTCTCGGTGGCAGTGGTCGTAATGCCCTTTGTCAGCATCACTGATCTCATTGGGGGACAGTGGATCTTTGGTCGTGTTTTCTGCAATGTTTTCATCGCCATGGACGTGATGTGTTGTACCGCTTCAATAATGACACTTTGTGTCATAAGTATAGATAG GTACCTGGGTATCACTAAGCCACTGACGTATCCCGTGAGGCAGAGTGGAAAGTGCATGGCCAAAATCGTACTGTCTATATGGCTTCTTTCCGCCTCCATCACCCTACCCCCACTATTTGGATGGGCTCAGAATGTCAACGATGACAAGGTGTGTCTGATCAGCCAGGACCTGGGTTACACTATTTACTCCACTGCCGTGGCCTTCTACATCCCCATGTCTGTGATGCTCATTATGTACTACCGAATATACAGGGTGGCAAAGGTGAGTGTCGCCAAACACACTATTGCTGGCTTTCCCAAAGCTGAAGATGAGGACAGCTTGAACTGTGTTACTGCAGTCCTAAAGCTTCAGAGAGAGATGGAGGAGTGTGTGAGATTTTCACGCCTCCTCAAAAATGACCGTAAAAACATTTCCATCTTCAAGAGGGAGCAGAAGGCAGCAGCCACTCTCGGGATCGTCGTGGGGGCTTTCGGTGTGTGCTGGCTGCCCTTCTTTTTGCTCTCCACTGCGCGTCCGTTCATCTGTGGGGTGCAGTGCAGCTGTGTGCCTTTGTGGGTGGAGAGGACCCTGCTGTGGCTTGGCTATGCCAACTCACTCATCAACCCCTTCATATATGCGTTTTTCAACCGGGACCTCAGGACCACCTACCACAATCTCATCCGCTGCCGTTATCGCAACATCAACCGCAAACTCTCGGCGGCCAGCATGCAGGAGACTTTGAAACTAGCTGAAAGACCAGACCTAGTGCTGTAG